The following DNA comes from Sorex araneus isolate mSorAra2 chromosome 5, mSorAra2.pri, whole genome shotgun sequence.
GTATCTAGAGTCTCACCCTAGCCATgtaaagacagtaacaatgatggtctttGAAACTAAGGGTGAAAAACTAGCTACTGACCCACAACAGCTTGAATGAGCACTTTGAAATGTCTTTGGAGAACAGgagtgaaaataaaacacaattgcAATTATTTCTCAGGGAGATATCAAAGCACCAGAGGTAGGAAAATGCACATTactcagaaatgaaaggagatgtttgcccattaaaaaaaaaaaaacagtggggtTTCAGTTGTCATGACACTTAGATATGCCACAGAaatgttcttcttcttttcttttttattgaatccccatgagaaatacagttacaaagttgttcatgggtttcagtcatacaacgttccaacacctgtccctttacccgtgtacatttcctgccaccagtgtccccagttaccctcccgtcccctctctctcctgtctgcctctatggcagtggCTTCGGAAATGTATTTTCTTTGCCACTTGCATAGGCAAAGGATGCTATTCACACTACCCGTCGGCCAAAAAGTACTCAAATGCACGTGGACAAAGCTAGAAATTCtgaagctctggggctggagcaatagcacagcgggtagggcgtttgccttgcgcgcgggcgaccctggttcgaatcccagcatcccatatggtcccctgagcaccgccagtagtaattcctgagtgaagagacaggagtaaccctgtgcatcgctgggtgtgacccaaaaatcaaaaaaattaaaattctgaagctctgagctcagtgcagctcctctctccccgccccccaaattcAACCCCAAACTGGTCATATTTCTTGAAATAATCAACACCCTTCACTCAACTTTCACCAAACCTTAGCACTCAACGACTTGCCGGAGCCCTGGAAGTTCCAGAATTTCACAGAAGGAAGCTGTTAGGATTACGACACAGTTGAATTCAAGCCCGAAATAACCTTTTCACACCGGCCCCTCACCCCTACGCCACCAAGCGATGTATGTGTGCCAATTTTGTGCCAATGTATTCATGCTGCGTGCAAAACCCCGGGAAAGAGGCCAAGGTCCCGAGCACAGCCCTGGAGCACGGCTGTATGTTAAGAGCGCGTTTACGCGGATATAAACGAAACGGCGCCTGGAGGTATTTAGACGGCCCAATGTGTGACAGATGGGTCTAATGGGAGCAGGGGGTCGCAGCTGCCAACGGTGACTGCTAGGATGAGGTTCCCCGATAACGCTTTTTCCAGACGCGCGTCTCCACTAGCTCATGACGTCACCGCATCCCGGCGACTCCCGGCcgctggggacagagggagaaaatCCCCGAGTCCGAGAGGTAGTCAGAGGACCAGCGGCGGCAGCAGAGGGGTGTCCTGGCCCCCCACCTCATGTCCATCCTTCAgacttccaccccaccccgcagggGCGAGGCCCCGTTTCCTTCCGGAGCGGGATCTGCCCGGGAATTTCCCCGGCGGGGGCAGCGTCGCCTTCCAGCCCGGATCATGGATAAAAGGGGCTGGCGGCTCTCGGGGCGCTCAGATCGCTCTGCAAGCTCTTCCTCGGGCACCTGCTCTCTACGACTCGACCCTGCACGCTCAGCACCATGGTCCAAGCCGCGACCCCCCGCGCTCTCCAGACCCTCCGCGCcgcgctgctgctcctgctcctgggcGCCGCCTGCCGGCAATCTGAAGGTACGACCCCGCAACCCCACATCCCCGCGGCCCGGGGGGTCTTTGGGCGACCCTCCGGGACCCTCCCGCTCACCCGCTCTCTCCCCACCCGCAGGGGCGCCAGTGGCCTCCGAGCTGCGCTGCCAGTGCCTGGAGACCATGCAGGGCGTTCACTTCAAGAACATCCAGAGCGTGACGGTCACGCCCCCGGCACCCCACTGCCCCCGCACCGAAGTCGTGTAAGTGTCCCCGCGTCCCGCCGAGGACGTCATCCCCAAGCCCCCCATCACCCGACGCTTCCCCCACGCCCTTCCGCCGCCCGTCTGACTTGACCCTCGCTTCTCTCTGCAGAGCCAC
Coding sequences within:
- the LOC101544994 gene encoding growth-regulated protein homolog, yielding MVQAATPRALQTLRAALLLLLLGAACRQSEGAPVASELRCQCLETMQGVHFKNIQSVTVTPPAPHCPRTEVVATLKNGQQACLNPDAPLVKKVIERMLKKSQSS